A section of the Delphinus delphis chromosome 1, mDelDel1.2, whole genome shotgun sequence genome encodes:
- the SLC16A1 gene encoding monocarboxylate transporter 1, whose protein sequence is MPPVVGGPVGYTPPDGGWGWAVVVGAFISIGFSYAFPKSITVFFKEIEGIFNATTSEVSWISSIMLAVMYGGGPISSILVNKYGSRPIMIAGGCLSGCGLIAASFCNTVQELYLCVGVIGGLGLAFNLNPALTMIGKYFYKRRPLANGLAMAGSPVFLSTLAPLNQAFFGIYGWRGSFLILGGLLLNCCVAGALMRPIGPKPTTVERYMSKESLPEAGKSDAKKGASDANTDLIGGNPKEEKRSVFQTLNKFLDLSLFKHRGFLLYLSGNVLMFFGLFTPLVFLSNYGKSQHYSSEKSAFLLSILAFVDMVARPSMGLVANTKWIRPRVQYFFAASIIANGVCHLAAPLSSSYIGFCVYAGFFGFAFGWLSSVLFETLMDLVGPQRFSSAVGLVTIVECCPVLLGPPLLGRLNDIYGDYKYTYWACGIILIVAGIYLFIGMGINYRLLAKEQKAEQQQKKESKEEETSIDVAEKPKEVTDAAESLDPKGIEGGPKEEESPV, encoded by the exons ATGCCACCGGTAGTTGGAGGTCCAGTTGGATACACCCCCCCAGATGGAGGCTGGGGATGGGCAGTGGTAGTTGGAGCTTTCATTTCCATCGGCTTCTCCTATGCGTTTCCCAAATCTATTACTGTGTTCTTCAAAGAAATTGAAGGTATATTCAATGCCACCACCAGTGAAGTGTCATGGATATCTTCCATCATGTTGGCTGTCATGTATGGTGGAG GTCCTATCAGCAGTATCCTGGTGAATAAATATGGCAGTCGTCCAATCATGATTGCTGGCGGCTGCTTGTCAGGCTGTGGCTTGATCGCAGCTTCCTTCTGTAACACTGTGCAGGAACTTTACTTGTGTGTCGGAGTCATTGGAG GTCTTGGGCTTGCCTTCAACTTGAATCCAGCTTTAACCATGATTGGCAAATATTTCTACAAGAGGCGACCGTTGGCAAATGGACTGGCCATGGCAGGCAGCCCTGTGTTCCTTTCTACCCTGGCCCCCCTTAATCAGGCTTTCTTTGGTATCTATGGCTGGAGAGGAAGCTTCCTAATTCTTGGGGGCTTATTATTGAACTGCTGTGTGGCTGGAGCTCTGATGAGACCAATAGGGCCCAAGCCAACCACTGTAGAGAGATATATGTCTAAAGAATCTCTTCCGGAAGCTGGAAAATCTGACGCAAAAAAGGGGGCAAGTGATGCAAATACAGATCTCATTGGAGGAAATccgaaagaagagaaaagatcaGTCTTCCAAACACTTAATAAATTCCTGGACTTATCCCTGTTCAAGCACAGAGGCTTTTTGCTCTACCTGTCTGGAAATGTGCTCATGTTTTTTGGACTGTTTACACCTTTGGTCTTTCTTAGTAATTATGGCAAGAGTCAGCATTACTCTAGTGAGAAgtctgccttccttctttccattctgGCTTTTGTTGACATGGTAGCCAGACCTTCTATGGGACTTGTAGCCAACACAAAGTGGATAAGACCTCGAGTTCAGTATTTTTTTGCTGCTTCTATTATTGCAAATGGAGTGTGTCATCTGGCAGCACCTTTGTCCTCTAGCTACATAGGATTCTGTGTCTATGCGGGATTCTTCGGATTCGCATTTGGGTGGCTCAGCTCAGTATTGTTTGAAACGCTGATGGACCTGGTTGGACCCCAGAGGTTCTCCAGTGCTGTGGGATTGGTGACCATTGTGGAATGCTGTCCTGTCCTGCTGGGGCCACCACTTTTAG GTCGTCTCAATGACATATATGGAGACTACAAATACACATACTGGGCATGTGGTATAATCCTTATTGTCGCAGGCATCTATCTTTTCATTGGCATGGGCATCAATTACCGACTTCTTGCAAAAGAACAGAAAGCTGAGCAGCAgcagaaaaaggaaagtaaagaGGAGGAGACCAGTATAGATGTTGCTGAGAAGCCAAAAGAAGTTACCGATGCAGCAGAATCTCTGGATCCTAAAGGCATAGAAGGAGGCCCCAAGGAGGAGGAGAGTCCAGTTTGA